The Miscanthus floridulus cultivar M001 chromosome 7, ASM1932011v1, whole genome shotgun sequence genome includes a region encoding these proteins:
- the LOC136463881 gene encoding uncharacterized protein, which translates to MAALWLRLLLAVGLPIAGLVAVVFLVYRRKSLPRNAQPELPEVSPTAGVKPLTASPGLAKLNMRYNAASGRVGLRFQQLHQHQHHAVRHRGSSGGGGAQQGAFQWADHPRLVTEAAENGWGQFLFTVAPPRSKSASSSPLWGTCPLCDAGTSRDMAEAAAWELPAGSSERMQAVRLNPAAAAASGRKWLPGSITSPLRGDTDAGNGNPSALCLARMSLPLPGPPLAGTPFPQDAYFEITIIYLNTKRPEWSASRASRRGRDGSSESDRVKLISFAPDAKNPVQENRAAAKDGEQDKRRHLVMSLGLATASTAPQRPSLAGTYSSSIGFHSDGAVYLDGMKLVYESDKSSWAGVDKVVGCGFEPAKRKVFFTVDGQLVHAVSCNAEAFSSPLYPVLASSFDVMALVNLGQGKFRYAPANARRTANPCFVRAASAVDDARGGSGSMGLDFDDSDELFSMGRVDSGWLETAKVSRSRKESIGGSGAASVVGDPEAESDLFEIPLRD; encoded by the exons ATGGCGGCGCTGTGGCTTAGGCTGCTGCTCGCCGTCGGGCTCCCCATCGCGGGGCTGGTCGCAGTGGTGTTTCTGGTGTACCGGCGTAAAAGCTTGCCTCGTAATGCGCAGCCGGAGCTGCCGGAAGTTTCCCCTACGGCCGGTGTGAAGCCGCTGACGGCGAGCCCCGGGCTGGCGAAGCTCAACATGAGGTACAACGCCGCCAGCGGCCGTGTGGGGCTGCGGTTCCAGCAgttgcaccagcaccagcaccacgcCGTGAGGCACCGTGgctcgagcggcggcggcggcgcgcagcAGGGCGCGTTCCAGTGGGCCGACCACCCGCGGCTGGTGACGGAGGCGGCGGAGAACGGGTGGGGGCAGTTCTTGTTCACGGTGGCGCCGCCGCGGTCCAAGTCCGCGTCGTCGTCGCCGCTGTGGGGGACGTGCCCGCTCTGCGACGCCGGGACGAGCCGCGACATGGCTGAGGCGGCCGCGTGGGAGCTGCCCGCGGGATCGTCCGAGCGGATGCAGGCGGTGCGGCTCAAcccggccgcggccgccgcgtcCGGCAGGAAGTGGCTCCCCGGAAGCATCACGAGCCCGCTCCGCGGCGACACGGACGCGGGGAACGGGAACCCCAGCGCGCTGTGCCTCGCCAGGATGAGCCTGCCGCTGCCGGGCCCACCCCTCGCCGGCACGCCGTTCCCGCAGGACGCCTACTTCGAGATCACCATCATCTACCTCAACACGAAACGGCCGGAGTGGTCAGCGTCCAGGGCGAGCAGGCGTGGGCGGGACGGCTCCAGCGAGAGCGACCGCGTCAAGCTCATCAGTTTTGCACCGGACGCCAAGAACCCGGTGCAGGAAAACAGAGCCGCCGCCAAGGACGGTGAACAGGACAAACGGAGGCATTTGGTCATGTCGCTCGGCCTCGCCACCGCGTCCACCGCTCCACAACGGCCGTCGCTGGCCGGAACGTACTCGTCGTCCATCGGGTTCCACTCCGACGGCGCCGTCTATCTCGACG GGATGAAGCTGGTGTACGAATCGGACAAGTCGTCGTGGGCGGGCGTGGACAAGGTGGTGGGGTGCGGCTTCGAGCCGGCGAAGCGGAAGGTGTTCTTCACGGTGGACGGGCAGCTGGTCCACGCCGTGAGCTGCAACGCGGAGGCGTTCTCGAGCCCGCTGTACCCGGTGCTGGCCTCCAGCTTCGACGTGATGGCGCTGGTCAACCTCGGGCAGGGCAAGTTCCGGTACGCGCCGGCCAACGCGCGGCGCACGGCCAACCCGTGCTTCGTACGCGCCGCGTCCGCAGTGGACGACGCCCGCGGCGGCAGCGGCTCGATGGGCCTCGACTTCGACGACAGCGACGAGCTCTTCTCCATGGGGCGGGTGGACTCCGGGTGGCTGGAGACGGCGAAGGTGAGCAGGAGCAGGAAGGAGAGCATCGGCGGCTCCGGCGCGGCGTCCGTCGTCGGCGACCCGGAGGCCGAGTCCGACCTGTTCGAGATCCCGCTGCGGGACTGA